The Bacillota bacterium LX-D genome has a window encoding:
- a CDS encoding ABC transporter permease subunit, which produces MNSLRIAKRQSIIRSEFTGILVSTIAIGSILCMVTVISSLFIESDISAIAELVQMPQVWEAISITVISILISYLLVVTLGIPTAFYIVKKSGRSGALLDMVLNIPMVLPPSITGLALLMTFGRYGLVGSFLSNLSISLPFTLAAVIIVQVFVAMPYFVQMLKSAFQSVDKTIEDAAVDCGATLKDLIFRIYLPMNVKPFISASIMACLRAAGEFGATIMFAGNMEGKTQTISTAIYSFTQQNTKLAVSLAVLHIMIFLLPLLLFKTTLKKLE; this is translated from the coding sequence ATGAACAGTTTAAGAATTGCCAAAAGACAAAGCATAATACGCAGCGAGTTTACCGGCATCCTGGTTTCTACTATTGCCATCGGCAGCATTCTGTGCATGGTGACGGTAATCTCCTCGCTGTTCATTGAATCGGATATATCGGCTATTGCAGAACTTGTGCAGATGCCGCAGGTTTGGGAAGCCATCAGCATAACTGTAATAAGCATATTAATTTCGTACCTGCTTGTAGTAACTCTCGGTATCCCTACCGCATTTTACATTGTTAAAAAAAGTGGCAGGAGCGGTGCATTGTTGGATATGGTATTGAACATTCCTATGGTCCTTCCTCCCTCTATCACCGGTTTGGCATTGTTAATGACTTTTGGCAGGTATGGGCTTGTGGGCAGTTTTCTTTCAAATTTGTCCATTAGCCTGCCCTTTACCTTAGCAGCTGTCATTATAGTACAGGTTTTTGTAGCTATGCCTTATTTTGTCCAAATGTTAAAAAGTGCTTTTCAATCAGTCGATAAGACCATAGAAGATGCTGCAGTAGATTGTGGTGCAACCTTGAAAGACCTAATTTTTCGAATATACCTGCCAATGAATGTAAAACCGTTTATTTCAGCAAGTATCATGGCGTGTCTGCGTGCTGCAGGTGAATTTGGTGCGACTATTATGTTCGCAGGAAATATGGAGGGAAAGACGCAGACAATATCAACTGCAATATATTCCTTTACCCAGCAAAATACAAAGCTTGCCGTATCATTGGCCGTGCTGCATATTATGATTTTTTTGCTGCCGCTTCTACTGTTTAAGACAACGCTCAAGAAATTGGAGTGA
- a CDS encoding ATP-binding protein has protein sequence MKIKNSIAFKTWLAMTAMVLVILLSLGLSLASLIENYFLNEKAYSLYQHGRAIASFPRNKNLGQFLYEVQTARTFIDADIMVIDKNGVIITCGTKMGMKTGLHLNTQEVKQVLSGQFIKKMGYHEQFKEAVLTIAIPMYKDKKIDGAVLLYTPYKDYFSTFASIQYLILYAAIGAIILTTILSFFLSKTISKPLISMQKAALKIAGGDFTTKVQINSKDEVGSLGSSINYMANSLSNYTKALSQEKEKLFNILDNMSEAVLVFNHLGQVTLFNHAAQRLLENLSLGMDFNKIFANNRENVWETLKTKKILREIDFHINNKNLAANLSILQKENFNGIIMVLIDVTQKKKSEQIRKEFIASISHELRTPLTFIQGYSEALLDNMLQSEDDKIESLKTIKIEAIRLKSLVNDLVDLNQLELGHFTFNKSNTDLSSLVQQIIRKYNSIAISSNIDISVQIIGNHQKYIFVDTNRIQQVCINLLDNAFRHTPSNGKIQITLEYQVDKVIIKIADNGSGIPNDDLPLIWERFYKVDKARTRQGGTGLGLAIVKEIIEGHNGTINVESTLGKGTEFQIILPYN, from the coding sequence TTGAAAATTAAAAATAGTATTGCTTTTAAAACATGGCTTGCAATGACCGCAATGGTTTTAGTTATTCTTCTAAGTTTAGGTTTATCTTTAGCTAGTTTAATAGAAAACTATTTTCTTAATGAAAAAGCTTACAGCCTATATCAACATGGAAGAGCTATCGCATCCTTTCCTAGAAACAAGAATCTTGGTCAATTTCTATATGAAGTCCAAACAGCTAGAACTTTTATCGATGCGGATATAATGGTAATTGATAAAAACGGTGTTATTATTACTTGCGGTACAAAAATGGGTATGAAAACAGGTTTACACTTAAATACACAAGAAGTTAAACAAGTTCTTTCTGGTCAATTTATTAAAAAGATGGGCTATCATGAACAGTTTAAAGAGGCTGTATTAACTATCGCCATTCCAATGTACAAAGATAAGAAAATTGATGGAGCTGTGCTTTTATACACTCCATATAAAGACTATTTTAGTACATTTGCCTCAATTCAATATTTAATTTTATATGCCGCTATCGGCGCTATAATCCTGACAACTATATTATCCTTCTTTCTCTCTAAAACAATATCAAAACCACTTATTTCAATGCAAAAAGCGGCCTTAAAAATAGCAGGTGGAGATTTTACCACAAAAGTTCAAATTAATTCTAAAGATGAAGTAGGTAGTTTAGGAAGTTCAATAAATTACATGGCAAATAGCCTAAGTAATTATACAAAGGCTTTATCTCAAGAAAAAGAAAAACTATTTAATATTTTAGATAACATGAGTGAGGCAGTCTTAGTTTTTAATCACTTAGGTCAAGTTACCCTATTTAACCATGCGGCTCAACGGCTTTTAGAAAATCTCAGTTTAGGAATGGATTTTAATAAAATCTTTGCAAATAATAGAGAAAATGTTTGGGAAACTTTAAAAACAAAAAAAATTCTTAGAGAGATTGATTTTCATATTAATAATAAAAATTTAGCGGCTAATTTATCAATATTACAAAAAGAAAATTTTAATGGAATTATTATGGTTTTAATAGATGTTACTCAGAAAAAAAAATCTGAACAAATTCGTAAAGAGTTTATTGCCAGCATTTCTCACGAACTTCGAACTCCATTAACATTTATACAAGGTTACTCTGAGGCATTATTAGATAATATGTTACAATCTGAAGACGACAAAATAGAATCTTTAAAAACTATTAAAATAGAAGCAATTAGACTAAAAAGTTTAGTAAATGACTTGGTGGATCTTAACCAATTAGAACTAGGGCATTTTACTTTCAATAAAAGTAATACGGATTTAAGTTCTTTAGTCCAACAAATTATTCGGAAGTATAATTCGATCGCAATCTCTTCCAATATTGATATAAGTGTTCAAATTATAGGTAATCATCAAAAGTATATCTTTGTTGACACCAATAGAATTCAACAAGTATGTATCAATCTACTTGACAATGCTTTTAGACATACACCATCCAATGGCAAAATTCAAATAACATTAGAATACCAGGTTGATAAGGTTATAATTAAAATCGCTGATAATGGCTCAGGAATACCTAATGATGATCTTCCTTTAATATGGGAAAGGTTTTATAAAGTTGACAAAGCCCGTACTCGTCAAGGAGGTACTGGTTTAGGCTTGGCTATAGTTAAAGAGATCATTGAAGGTCATAACGGCACTATTAACGTTGAAAGCACTTTAGGAAAAGGTACTGAATTTCAAATCATTTTGCCGTATAATTAG
- a CDS encoding 2Fe-2S ferredoxin: MNKPEHHIFVCSSSRINGQQKGFCISKNSAGIVGRFLEEISDRELEDKIMVTNTGCLSLCNQGPVVILYPEGVWYGGVTEDDVEDIIDAIENGEVLERLAL; this comes from the coding sequence ATGAATAAACCGGAACACCATATTTTCGTATGTTCGAGTTCGCGTATCAATGGACAACAAAAAGGATTCTGTATATCGAAAAATTCTGCCGGCATCGTCGGGCGTTTTTTAGAAGAAATTTCGGATAGGGAACTGGAAGACAAAATCATGGTTACAAACACCGGCTGTTTATCCCTATGCAATCAGGGTCCTGTTGTAATCTTATATCCCGAAGGGGTATGGTACGGTGGAGTAACGGAAGACGATGTGGAAGACATAATTGATGCAATTGAAAATGGTGAAGTATTGGAACGCTTAGCTCTTTAA
- a CDS encoding nitrogenase component 1 translates to MRNFVNLNVNPCNMCMPMGAAGVFKGIEHCMVLMHGSQGCSTYIRRHMATHYNEPIDIASSSLNEKGTVYGGSANLKKALKNVIKLYRPRVVGITTTCLAETIGEDLGGIINEFFAEEKIKGIDCLAVSSPGYGGSQYKGHYYTARKTVEHFVKNGGKSPKVNVIVGSMSPGDIRHLKEILSLFDIAYTLFPDISETLDGGCQEYYNRMPEGGTPISALKEMGKAAATLEIGAMVADEDSPGLYLKEAYGIPLYRLPLPIGLQNTDALMEALAGISGRGVPMKIRKERARYLDAMIDAHKYNAEGRVGIFGDPELIYAATSICLENCFTPCVVASGPANGKILPALDSLGSSFNRDFIKLADTDFETISKHVQDTGVNLLIGPSDGAFMTEKFGIPLVRTGFPVHDRMGAQRKVVIGYTGSMQLLDELTNILLDQKHQTFRANLHKAYWR, encoded by the coding sequence ATGAGAAACTTTGTCAATCTGAATGTTAACCCCTGCAATATGTGTATGCCGATGGGGGCAGCCGGCGTATTTAAAGGTATTGAGCACTGCATGGTACTGATGCACGGATCACAAGGCTGCTCCACCTATATCCGCCGCCATATGGCCACGCATTACAATGAACCGATCGATATTGCCTCTTCATCTTTAAATGAGAAAGGAACAGTATACGGCGGTAGCGCAAATTTAAAAAAAGCGTTAAAAAATGTCATTAAATTGTACCGGCCAAGGGTGGTGGGCATTACAACCACCTGTTTGGCCGAAACCATAGGCGAAGATCTCGGCGGGATTATCAATGAATTTTTTGCTGAGGAGAAAATAAAGGGTATAGACTGCCTTGCAGTATCTTCTCCGGGATATGGAGGATCGCAATACAAAGGGCATTATTATACTGCAAGAAAAACGGTAGAGCATTTTGTAAAAAACGGTGGTAAAAGCCCAAAGGTAAACGTAATTGTCGGGTCCATGTCACCTGGAGATATCCGGCATCTAAAAGAAATTCTGAGCTTATTTGACATTGCTTATACGTTGTTCCCCGATATTTCTGAAACACTGGACGGTGGCTGTCAGGAATACTATAACCGGATGCCGGAGGGCGGTACCCCCATATCAGCGCTCAAGGAGATGGGCAAAGCAGCGGCAACATTGGAAATCGGCGCAATGGTAGCCGATGAAGATTCGCCGGGGCTGTATTTAAAGGAAGCTTACGGAATTCCATTGTACCGTCTGCCGCTGCCGATTGGCCTGCAAAATACGGATGCATTGATGGAAGCGCTTGCCGGCATCTCCGGCAGAGGGGTACCGATGAAAATCCGAAAAGAACGCGCAAGGTACCTAGATGCTATGATTGATGCACACAAATATAATGCAGAAGGCAGGGTAGGTATATTTGGTGACCCTGAACTGATATATGCTGCAACGTCAATTTGCCTGGAAAACTGTTTTACTCCTTGCGTGGTTGCCTCCGGGCCGGCAAACGGGAAGATACTGCCAGCCCTTGATTCACTGGGATCATCCTTTAACCGGGATTTTATCAAGCTGGCCGATACGGATTTTGAAACCATCAGCAAACATGTGCAAGATACCGGCGTTAATTTGCTTATAGGGCCTTCCGACGGCGCTTTTATGACAGAAAAGTTTGGCATACCCCTGGTGCGCACAGGTTTTCCGGTGCATGACAGGATGGGTGCCCAAAGAAAAGTCGTGATCGGGTATACCGGGTCTATGCAACTGCTGGATGAACTGACAAATATATTACTGGACCAGAAGCATCAAACATTCAGGGCAAACCTGCATAAGGCCTATTGGCGTTGA
- a CDS encoding amino acid permease produces MEKSHKGLTAVQLAMMALGTVVGGSFFLGSVVAIRAAGPAVVISYILGGILVYFILFALSEMIVADPDSGSFRTLSEKVYGPSVGFVVGWVYWTGLVLAMSSEAIAVSILLSAWVTDLSLPIMGSIVIILITMLNLLGADKLSKLESGLAAIKLLAIVGFIVLGLMLIFGIALDVPRIGMGALRQESWFPAGIGGIAGSMLIVMFAYAGFEIISLAASETSNPHKTVPKAIFYTVISLIGLYVAAIIVLLPLIPISNFTEERSPLVLALTRWNLGWAGWVMNIVLVTAIFSTMLAAMFGLGRMIRSLADEGQAPLQLKDKGDIPYRGILFSGAAMLIGLFSGFVLPDQVYIFLVSSGGFSLLFTYLVILITHHKFRKKNGCPPKGKCQLPGYPFSSWIAIISLIGVILSMPLVPGQGYGLLAGVILTLLYAALYLTKKYFAKKRNKSNEINKAGNFIWTAKTLTPQTHTEISEEFIPKKLDKEEKKEKR; encoded by the coding sequence ATGGAAAAGAGCCATAAAGGCTTGACTGCAGTCCAATTAGCAATGATGGCACTGGGAACAGTAGTAGGAGGATCCTTTTTTCTTGGATCAGTGGTTGCTATTCGTGCTGCCGGGCCAGCCGTTGTCATTTCGTATATACTTGGAGGTATTTTAGTATATTTTATTCTTTTTGCCTTATCAGAGATGATAGTAGCAGATCCAGATTCCGGTTCTTTTCGCACTCTCTCTGAAAAAGTATACGGGCCAAGTGTAGGGTTTGTAGTAGGATGGGTTTACTGGACGGGACTTGTTTTAGCAATGTCCAGTGAAGCAATAGCTGTATCGATTCTTCTAAGTGCGTGGGTGACGGATCTTTCTTTACCTATAATGGGCTCAATAGTAATTATTTTAATTACCATGCTTAACTTGCTGGGAGCTGATAAATTAAGCAAATTGGAAAGTGGTTTAGCTGCTATTAAACTTTTGGCGATTGTTGGATTTATTGTATTAGGTTTAATGTTGATTTTTGGCATTGCTCTAGATGTGCCTAGAATAGGAATGGGCGCTTTGCGCCAAGAATCCTGGTTTCCTGCCGGGATTGGAGGAATTGCTGGAAGTATGCTTATTGTTATGTTTGCATATGCCGGATTTGAAATTATTAGTTTAGCTGCTTCTGAGACTAGTAATCCTCATAAGACAGTTCCAAAAGCAATATTTTATACTGTAATCAGCCTTATAGGACTTTATGTTGCAGCTATTATTGTGCTTTTACCATTAATCCCGATTAGTAATTTTACAGAAGAAAGAAGCCCATTGGTACTAGCCTTGACAAGGTGGAATTTAGGCTGGGCGGGTTGGGTAATGAATATTGTCCTAGTAACGGCTATTTTTTCCACCATGTTGGCTGCAATGTTTGGTCTCGGCCGGATGATTCGCTCACTTGCAGACGAGGGACAAGCGCCACTGCAATTAAAAGATAAAGGAGATATCCCTTATAGAGGAATTCTTTTTTCTGGAGCTGCAATGCTAATAGGATTATTTTCCGGTTTTGTTCTACCAGATCAAGTATATATTTTTCTAGTTAGTTCAGGCGGATTTTCTCTGCTTTTTACATATTTGGTCATTTTAATTACACATCATAAATTTCGAAAGAAAAATGGTTGCCCTCCAAAGGGAAAATGCCAACTACCAGGTTATCCATTTTCTTCGTGGATAGCAATTATAAGTTTAATAGGAGTTATATTGAGCATGCCATTAGTTCCAGGACAAGGATATGGGTTATTGGCCGGTGTTATATTGACATTGCTGTATGCAGCATTATATTTGACAAAGAAATACTTTGCTAAAAAACGAAATAAAAGTAATGAGATAAACAAAGCAGGAAACTTTATCTGGACAGCGAAAACACTCACTCCTCAAACTCATACGGAAATTTCAGAGGAGTTTATTCCTAAAAAATTGGATAAAGAAGAAAAAAAGGAAAAACGATAA
- the modA gene encoding molybdate ABC transporter substrate-binding protein: MKRILLPMLVFVTLIILVVCQTKLSVSDLSPSASAFVSDSSPQMEKVTLRVLAAASLTESLKEIADNYKRENPSIDFELNFAGTQALVSQIEQGVDADVFLSANMKYMTEMKDKGYVEDYSMFVANELVIVYYYKAKLSGLEDLVKTGVTLAIADESVPVGQYTLQMLHKIESSGNFPKGYKDNFMGNVRSKEMDVKSVEQKVQLGEVDAGIVYKSDAAAADQRKVKTINIPKKYNVIAEYPVAVLRGSAHKDASKAFVDYLLSNAGMAVMEKYGFQAALK, from the coding sequence ATGAAAAGGATATTATTGCCGATGCTGGTTTTTGTAACACTAATAATTTTGGTTGTCTGCCAGACAAAGCTGTCCGTGTCCGACCTATCTCCATCTGCCTCAGCTTTTGTCTCAGACTCATCTCCACAGATGGAAAAAGTTACGCTAAGGGTGCTAGCGGCGGCAAGTCTGACGGAATCCTTAAAAGAAATAGCAGACAACTATAAAAGAGAGAACCCGAGTATAGATTTTGAACTGAATTTTGCTGGGACTCAGGCGCTTGTGAGCCAGATTGAACAGGGTGTTGACGCCGATGTATTCTTATCGGCCAATATGAAGTATATGACCGAGATGAAAGATAAGGGTTACGTAGAAGATTACAGTATGTTTGTTGCTAATGAACTCGTCATTGTCTATTATTACAAGGCGAAACTGTCGGGCCTGGAAGATCTTGTGAAGACAGGAGTTACGCTGGCTATCGCGGACGAATCCGTACCGGTTGGGCAATATACGCTTCAAATGCTCCATAAGATTGAGTCCTCTGGCAACTTCCCAAAAGGCTACAAAGATAATTTTATGGGCAATGTACGCTCGAAAGAAATGGACGTGAAAAGCGTAGAACAAAAAGTACAGCTTGGGGAAGTGGATGCAGGCATCGTATATAAATCCGACGCCGCTGCTGCCGATCAAAGGAAAGTAAAAACCATTAATATACCAAAAAAATATAATGTAATTGCAGAATATCCCGTTGCGGTTTTGAGGGGAAGCGCGCACAAAGACGCCAGTAAGGCTTTTGTCGATTATCTGCTTTCCAATGCCGGTATGGCTGTAATGGAAAAGTACGGATTTCAAGCAGCCCTAAAATGA
- a CDS encoding PC4/YdbC family ssDNA-binding protein, with protein sequence MAEIKFEIIETVGILSESAKGWKKELNLISWNDKAPKYDIREWSPDHEKMGKGVTFTKEELRELKKILNEMDF encoded by the coding sequence ATGGCTGAGATTAAATTTGAAATTATTGAAACGGTAGGTATTTTATCAGAATCAGCTAAAGGCTGGAAAAAAGAGCTGAATTTAATAAGCTGGAATGATAAAGCTCCAAAATATGATATCCGTGAATGGTCCCCTGACCACGAAAAGATGGGCAAGGGAGTTACGTTTACAAAAGAAGAACTTCGTGAGCTTAAAAAGATCCTAAATGAGATGGATTTTTGA
- the aksA gene encoding homoaconitate hydratase (in Methanococcus jannaschii this protein catalyzes the condensation of alpha-ketoglutarate and acetyl-CoA to form trans-homoaconitate; functions in alphaketosuberate synthesis which is a precursor in coenzyme B and biotin synthesis), whose amino-acid sequence MKTVMFLDTTLRDGEQTPGVSFSKKEKLEIAQMLDSLGIDIIEAGIPAMGKNEMDSITAILNLGLNAEILTWNRLLLEDIQKSIACGSKHIHIAAPVSDLHIAKKLNKTREWVLYNTQKLVAYCVEKGCSVSVGAEDASRTDPDFLLKYYNTAIREGASRVRYADTVGIQDPFTVYNTIKNLREHIDVHIDYHGHNDFGMSTGNAYAAFKAGAAVLSCSINGLGERAGNTPLEEITMAIKHIAKKHVHIDTKLFAQASAMVERYSKRAVHPGKAIVGKQVYWHESGIHVDGLLKDEKTYQPYPPEDAGGKREIVLGKFSGRKAIEYVYRKKGLELSQEQTNELLSVLKRSHM is encoded by the coding sequence ATGAAAACAGTAATGTTTTTGGATACTACGCTGCGGGATGGTGAGCAAACGCCTGGGGTGTCTTTTTCTAAAAAAGAAAAACTTGAAATTGCACAAATGCTGGACTCTTTAGGGATAGATATTATCGAGGCGGGTATCCCGGCAATGGGTAAAAATGAAATGGATTCTATTACTGCCATCTTAAATCTTGGCCTTAATGCGGAAATATTAACCTGGAACCGTTTGCTACTGGAAGACATCCAAAAATCCATTGCTTGCGGTTCAAAGCATATACATATTGCAGCACCTGTTTCTGATTTGCATATTGCAAAGAAACTCAACAAAACGCGGGAATGGGTATTATACAATACCCAAAAACTGGTTGCTTATTGCGTGGAGAAAGGGTGTTCCGTCTCCGTCGGTGCCGAAGATGCGTCCAGGACCGATCCTGATTTTTTACTAAAGTATTATAATACAGCTATTCGTGAAGGCGCCAGCCGCGTCCGTTATGCCGATACTGTAGGCATACAAGACCCCTTTACCGTTTATAATACAATCAAAAATCTGAGAGAGCATATTGATGTGCATATCGATTATCATGGGCATAATGATTTTGGCATGTCTACGGGTAACGCATATGCCGCGTTTAAAGCGGGTGCAGCAGTATTAAGCTGCAGTATTAACGGATTAGGAGAGCGGGCAGGAAATACACCGTTGGAAGAAATTACGATGGCCATTAAGCATATTGCCAAAAAGCATGTGCATATCGATACGAAGTTATTTGCCCAAGCTTCTGCAATGGTGGAACGGTATTCAAAAAGGGCCGTGCACCCAGGGAAAGCCATTGTAGGGAAACAGGTGTATTGGCACGAATCCGGTATTCATGTAGACGGTTTGTTAAAGGACGAAAAGACCTATCAGCCTTACCCACCTGAGGACGCGGGAGGAAAAAGAGAAATTGTGTTAGGAAAGTTCTCTGGCCGAAAAGCTATTGAATATGTTTACCGCAAGAAAGGTTTGGAATTATCTCAAGAGCAAACAAATGAGCTTCTTTCGGTATTAAAAAGAAGTCATATGTAA
- a CDS encoding NifB/NifX family molybdenum-iron cluster-binding protein, which produces MKVAVSVNEDEIVAPHFGKSKVIYIFDVMDNKINFVEARVASTNLQKHDFGFIADCEAVISGSIGLSMQDNLRKAGMMPIVSNEEDPVKAIEVFIREKSQ; this is translated from the coding sequence ATGAAAGTAGCAGTTAGTGTAAATGAGGATGAAATTGTTGCGCCTCATTTCGGAAAAAGCAAGGTAATATATATATTTGACGTGATGGACAATAAGATAAACTTTGTAGAAGCAAGGGTTGCCTCGACAAACTTGCAAAAGCACGATTTTGGGTTTATTGCAGACTGTGAAGCGGTTATTTCCGGCAGTATAGGTTTGTCGATGCAGGACAATCTGCGAAAAGCCGGTATGATGCCCATTGTTTCTAATGAGGAAGATCCAGTAAAAGCGATAGAGGTGTTTATTCGAGAAAAATCTCAGTGA
- a CDS encoding diguanylate cyclase, producing MLSDLVINAAILVAFVCIENQIFRDTELDLNSPILLKALVGVICGILGILLMIYCVKVDKTIIIDFRNIAIIMAGMLGGTVSIAVSALMIGLFRIFHYGINTSSITALIVAVLVGIGISIIFRKKVSMPRKWFYSISYCLIISSIALSILLWKDNIKILHTLCLYIVGTIVAALIVYKYMEYLQGITKLFKTLKEESAKDYLTGLNNVRQFDRLFNQMAEELTYGNEPISLLFIDIDFFKKVNDTYGHKEGDRVLKELGKILIQTCRACDIVSRNGGEEFSVILKDCSVEEAVEIAERIRHTVEEHDFILSNGKVIHISISIGISTYPETVKKFSEIMEQADTALYKAKGAGRNKVFLH from the coding sequence ATGTTGAGTGATTTAGTTATAAATGCAGCCATACTGGTTGCCTTTGTGTGTATTGAAAACCAGATTTTCAGAGATACGGAGCTGGATTTAAATTCTCCTATTTTACTTAAGGCTTTGGTTGGAGTGATATGTGGAATTTTAGGGATTCTCCTAATGATCTATTGTGTTAAAGTGGATAAAACCATAATTATTGACTTTCGAAATATTGCCATAATTATGGCAGGAATGCTGGGTGGAACTGTATCCATAGCTGTTTCTGCTTTAATGATAGGGTTATTTCGCATATTTCATTATGGAATCAATACTTCCTCGATAACAGCCCTTATTGTTGCGGTACTTGTTGGGATAGGTATCTCAATTATTTTTAGAAAGAAGGTGTCGATGCCAAGGAAGTGGTTTTACTCAATATCTTACTGTCTTATCATCAGTTCAATTGCATTGAGTATTTTGTTATGGAAAGATAATATAAAAATTTTGCATACACTTTGCCTTTATATAGTGGGAACTATTGTTGCAGCATTAATTGTATATAAGTATATGGAGTATTTGCAAGGAATTACAAAACTATTCAAGACCCTGAAAGAGGAATCTGCAAAGGATTATTTGACGGGGCTAAACAACGTAAGACAATTTGACAGATTGTTTAATCAAATGGCAGAAGAACTAACTTATGGCAATGAACCCATATCACTTTTGTTTATAGACATCGATTTTTTTAAAAAGGTTAATGATACCTATGGACACAAGGAAGGGGATAGGGTATTAAAAGAACTGGGGAAGATACTAATCCAAACTTGTAGGGCGTGCGATATAGTTTCGAGAAACGGTGGAGAAGAATTCTCCGTTATTCTCAAAGACTGTTCTGTAGAAGAGGCGGTAGAAATTGCAGAACGTATAAGGCATACTGTAGAGGAGCATGATTTTATATTGTCAAATGGCAAAGTAATCCATATATCCATATCTATAGGAATATCCACCTATCCAGAAACAGTGAAAAAATTCAGTGAAATTATGGAGCAGGCGGATACCGCTCTTTATAAAGCAAAAGGGGCGGGCAGGAATAAAGTGTTTTTACATTAG
- the nifB gene encoding nitrogenase cofactor biosynthesis protein NifB: MLPNIEETQFREMVAGSTAQHPCYSAGAHEYARIHVPVAPVCNIQCNYCNRKYDCANESRPGVTNDVLNPKEALERFIHVRQSLDNLKVVGIAGPGDALAEFGKTKETITLIREYDPNITICLSTNGLMLPKYVNEIIGLGVGHVTITINAVDPAIGKMIYSRVNYEGLILKGEGAAARLMENQLQGLRQLSNSKVVCKVNIVMIKGINDHHIEDIVKTVKDNGAYITNIMPMIQVAETPFEHIPAVSHEEIYTMRKKCEKHIQQMYHCRQCRADAIGTLGNDLSLEFRSVKCKAEPLKKIS; encoded by the coding sequence TTGTTACCGAATATAGAAGAGACTCAATTTCGGGAAATGGTAGCGGGCAGTACTGCCCAACATCCGTGTTACAGTGCTGGTGCCCATGAATATGCCAGAATACATGTTCCTGTAGCACCTGTGTGTAATATCCAGTGCAATTACTGCAACAGGAAATATGATTGTGCCAATGAGAGCCGGCCAGGTGTGACCAATGATGTTTTAAACCCTAAAGAGGCTTTAGAAAGATTCATCCACGTCAGGCAAAGCCTGGATAATTTGAAGGTGGTAGGAATTGCGGGACCGGGAGACGCTTTGGCCGAGTTTGGAAAGACGAAAGAAACAATTACCCTCATTCGGGAATATGACCCCAATATTACCATCTGTTTATCGACGAACGGTCTGATGCTGCCAAAGTATGTCAATGAAATCATCGGGCTTGGTGTGGGGCATGTAACCATAACGATCAACGCTGTGGATCCTGCTATCGGTAAGATGATATATAGCAGAGTGAATTATGAGGGTTTGATTTTAAAAGGCGAGGGAGCCGCGGCAAGGTTAATGGAAAACCAGCTCCAAGGTTTGCGGCAGCTTTCTAACAGCAAAGTAGTATGCAAAGTGAATATCGTAATGATCAAAGGTATCAACGACCATCATATTGAAGACATTGTTAAAACAGTTAAAGATAATGGTGCTTACATTACGAACATTATGCCTATGATCCAGGTAGCGGAGACGCCTTTCGAGCATATACCGGCAGTGTCTCATGAGGAAATATACACCATGCGCAAGAAATGCGAGAAACATATCCAACAGATGTACCATTGCCGGCAGTGCCGCGCTGATGCGATCGGTACACTTGGGAACGATCTTTCCCTTGAGTTCCGGAGTGTAAAGTGCAAAGCCGAACCATTGAAAAAAATAAGTTGA